In Nostoc sp. CENA543, a single genomic region encodes these proteins:
- a CDS encoding cell wall metabolism sensor histidine kinase WalK codes for MKQLHKLQPQIDPFSLRLRLTVGIAVLSTLGLGNLAFWTGWKIQQILINNHKNNIETIAQRLPRDVQIYSEMMPPEAALQKSIDSLTATNTYLWVKNSENQIIGKSNNWNQLPNKTTTELMSLGEMILQARIEKVGGRYFVLCGGAVPVKGKILGNLFVIQDVTREQQMFLVMVRSLGVGSIVTIIVMSIAIAIYVKRSLQPLMQLSQMTSVISIADLGQAKLYLDKAPSEVKELAQTFNMMLARLSQSWEQERQFVSNVSHELRTPLTIVHGYLQSVLRRQTNLNEMQREALETAASEAERTIRLLQDLLDLARADSGYLQFCLEECVLNDLIVEVAGMAEKYSDRQIIIENQNKPIIAKADYNRLKQILLNLIDNAVKYSEANTPITLKLDQQEQAAIIQVADQGYGIPLQQQSRIFERFYRADEARTSSIGGSGLGLSIVKTLVESMDGNVTVRSRLNEGSTFTITLPRS; via the coding sequence GTGAAACAACTTCACAAATTGCAACCCCAAATAGATCCATTTTCCTTACGCTTACGTTTAACAGTTGGTATTGCTGTACTTTCTACTTTAGGTCTAGGCAACTTAGCATTCTGGACAGGGTGGAAAATACAGCAAATTTTAATCAATAACCATAAAAATAATATTGAAACAATTGCTCAAAGGCTACCTCGTGATGTGCAGATTTATAGTGAAATGATGCCACCAGAAGCTGCACTACAAAAATCAATTGATAGCCTCACAGCAACCAATACATATTTATGGGTAAAAAATTCTGAAAATCAGATTATAGGTAAATCTAATAACTGGAACCAGTTACCTAATAAAACCACAACTGAATTAATGTCCCTGGGTGAAATGATCCTACAAGCACGCATAGAAAAAGTAGGGGGACGTTATTTTGTGTTGTGTGGCGGTGCTGTTCCCGTCAAGGGAAAAATTCTAGGTAACTTATTTGTGATTCAGGATGTCACCCGTGAACAACAGATGTTTTTAGTGATGGTGCGGAGTTTGGGTGTTGGCAGTATTGTAACAATTATAGTCATGTCCATTGCGATCGCCATCTATGTCAAGCGTTCTTTGCAACCATTAATGCAGCTGAGTCAAATGACATCTGTAATTTCCATCGCTGATTTAGGACAAGCCAAATTATATCTAGATAAAGCACCAAGTGAAGTCAAAGAACTAGCCCAAACCTTCAATATGATGTTAGCGCGACTTTCCCAATCTTGGGAACAAGAGCGTCAATTTGTCAGTAATGTTTCCCATGAATTACGCACACCCCTAACAATAGTACACGGCTATTTACAAAGTGTTTTGCGCCGACAAACAAACCTGAATGAAATGCAGCGAGAAGCCTTAGAAACTGCTGCATCAGAAGCAGAAAGAACAATTAGACTCTTGCAAGATTTATTAGATTTAGCTAGAGCTGATAGCGGTTATTTGCAGTTTTGTTTAGAAGAATGCGTATTAAATGATTTAATTGTAGAAGTGGCAGGGATGGCGGAAAAATATAGCGATCGCCAGATAATCATCGAAAATCAAAATAAACCAATTATCGCCAAAGCCGACTACAATCGCCTCAAACAAATATTACTTAATTTAATTGATAACGCCGTAAAATATTCTGAAGCAAATACACCCATAACTTTGAAGTTAGATCAACAAGAACAAGCAGCCATCATCCAAGTTGCAGATCAAGGTTATGGCATACCTTTACAACAACAATCACGGATTTTTGAAAGATTCTACCGTGCCGACGAAGCCCGTACAAGTTCCATAGGTGGCTCCGGTTTAGGATTATCTATCGTCAAAACCCTTGTAGAAAGCATGGATGGTAATGTCACAGTGCGTTCTAGGTTAAATGAAGGAAGTACGTTTACCATTACCCTACCCAGGAGTTAG
- a CDS encoding ABC transporter ATP-binding protein — protein sequence MPTISITDSLIPNPVPQSAIIRLENIFKIYGSGETEIQALNNVNLAINEGEYCSIMGPSGSGKSTAMNIIGCLDRPTTGQYYLDNVDVAQMNDADLAHIRNKKLGFVFQQFHLLPQLTALENVMLPMVYASVNPNERRDRATEALIKVGLEKRLSNKPTQLSGGQQQRVAIARAIVNRPVVLLADEPTGALDSRTTQEVLDIFTELNQSGITVVMVTHEPEVARQTRRIVWFRDGQVVHSHLTPENLQESQFAE from the coding sequence ATGCCAACCATTTCCATTACTGATTCACTAATTCCTAACCCAGTACCGCAATCAGCAATTATTCGGCTAGAAAATATCTTTAAAATCTACGGTAGTGGAGAAACTGAAATTCAGGCTTTAAATAATGTCAACTTAGCAATCAACGAAGGTGAATATTGTTCCATTATGGGGCCTTCCGGTTCAGGTAAGTCCACTGCTATGAATATTATCGGCTGTCTCGACCGCCCAACCACTGGACAATATTATCTAGATAACGTTGATGTGGCACAAATGAATGATGCAGATTTAGCACACATTCGCAACAAAAAACTGGGGTTTGTCTTTCAACAATTCCACCTACTACCCCAACTCACAGCTTTAGAAAACGTGATGCTACCAATGGTGTATGCGAGTGTTAATCCTAACGAAAGACGCGATCGCGCTACAGAAGCACTAATTAAAGTAGGCTTAGAAAAGCGACTAAGTAACAAACCGACTCAACTTTCTGGTGGACAACAACAAAGAGTAGCGATCGCCCGTGCCATTGTCAACCGTCCCGTCGTTCTCCTGGCTGATGAACCAACCGGCGCACTCGATTCTCGCACCACTCAAGAAGTTCTAGATATCTTCACTGAACTTAATCAGAGTGGAATTACCGTTGTTATGGTGACACACGAACCAGAAGTGGCGCGTCAAACTCGGCGCATTGTCTGGTTTCGAGATGGACAAGTAGTACATTCTCACCTCACACCAGAAAATTTACAGGAATCGCAATTTGCGGAGTGA
- a CDS encoding ribose-phosphate pyrophosphokinase, with protein MNAHRGSAVLSSTAFRMQPAATGLTENHRLRLFSGSANVSLSQEVARYLGMDLGPMIRKRFADGELYVQIQESIRGCDVYLIQPSCQPVNDHLMELLIMIDACRRASARQVTAVLPYYGYARADRKTAGRESITAKLVANLITQAGANRVLAMDLHAAQIQGYFDIPFDHVYGSPVILDYLTSKQLHDIVVVSPDVGGVARARAFAKKLNDAPLAIIDKRRQAHNVAEVLNVIGDVKGKTAVLVDDMIDTGGTIAEGARLLREEGARQVYACATHAVFSPPAIERLSSGLFEEVIVTNTIPIPEEKRFPQLVTLSVANLLGETIWRIHEDTSVSSMFR; from the coding sequence ATGAATGCACATCGAGGATCTGCTGTACTCAGTTCTACCGCTTTTAGAATGCAGCCAGCCGCAACAGGGCTGACTGAAAATCATCGTTTGCGGCTTTTTTCTGGTTCTGCCAATGTATCACTTTCCCAAGAAGTAGCCCGTTACCTGGGTATGGATTTAGGCCCCATGATTCGCAAAAGATTTGCAGATGGGGAATTATATGTCCAAATTCAAGAATCAATTCGCGGTTGTGATGTCTACCTTATTCAACCGAGTTGTCAGCCCGTTAATGACCATTTAATGGAACTGCTGATTATGATTGATGCTTGTCGGCGTGCTTCTGCTAGACAAGTAACAGCAGTCTTACCTTACTATGGTTACGCTCGTGCCGATCGCAAAACCGCCGGCAGAGAATCCATCACCGCCAAGCTAGTTGCTAACCTGATTACCCAAGCAGGTGCTAACCGCGTTCTGGCGATGGATTTACACGCAGCGCAAATTCAGGGCTATTTCGATATTCCCTTTGATCATGTCTACGGTTCACCAGTCATATTAGACTATTTAACCAGCAAACAACTGCATGATATTGTAGTTGTCTCCCCCGATGTCGGTGGTGTAGCCAGAGCGAGGGCTTTTGCCAAAAAACTGAATGATGCGCCCCTAGCCATTATTGACAAGCGTCGTCAAGCACACAATGTGGCGGAAGTCTTAAATGTGATTGGTGATGTCAAAGGTAAAACCGCCGTTTTAGTTGACGACATGATTGATACAGGCGGAACCATCGCTGAAGGCGCGCGGTTGTTGCGAGAAGAAGGCGCACGCCAAGTATATGCTTGTGCTACCCATGCAGTTTTCTCCCCACCTGCAATTGAGAGATTGTCTAGTGGCTTGTTTGAGGAAGTAATTGTCACTAATACTATTCCTATTCCCGAAGAAAAGCGATTCCCCCAACTGGTGACACTATCAGTAGCCAACTTGTTAGGGGAAACCATCTGGCGCATTCATGAAGATACTTCTGTAAGTAGTATGTTCCGGTAA
- a CDS encoding HD domain-containing protein: MLSERFRQALIYATELHANQVRKGSGVPYIAHLLGVTSIALEYGANEDEAIAALLHDAIEDQGGAATRAEILRRFGENVTNIVDGCTDADTTPKPPWRQRKEAYIAHLPTASPSVLLVSSADKLHNLRSLLQDYRLVGESLWQRFQGGKDGTLWYYRTLIDALRKIQLTAIVEELTRVFTELEALVEGRGAGCRGQGG; this comes from the coding sequence ATACTTTCTGAACGCTTCCGCCAGGCTTTAATCTATGCCACAGAACTACACGCCAACCAAGTGCGAAAAGGTTCTGGTGTTCCCTATATTGCCCATTTATTGGGTGTAACTAGTATTGCTTTAGAATATGGTGCGAATGAAGATGAAGCGATCGCAGCTTTATTACATGATGCCATAGAAGACCAAGGGGGTGCAGCTACACGCGCCGAAATTCTCCGCCGCTTTGGTGAAAATGTCACAAACATCGTAGATGGTTGCACGGATGCTGATACCACCCCTAAACCGCCTTGGCGACAACGTAAGGAAGCGTATATTGCCCATCTACCCACAGCTTCGCCATCGGTGCTACTGGTATCGTCTGCCGATAAACTCCACAACCTGCGCTCACTCCTGCAAGATTATCGTTTAGTGGGTGAATCTCTATGGCAACGCTTCCAAGGCGGTAAAGACGGTACTTTGTGGTATTACCGAACACTCATAGATGCACTCAGAAAAATTCAACTGACTGCCATTGTGGAAGAGTTAACAAGAGTTTTTACAGAATTGGAGGCATTAGTAGAAGGCAGGGGGGCAGGGTGCAGGGGGCAGGGGGGCTAG
- a CDS encoding AAA family ATPase, whose protein sequence is MLIFEEHFQDNRCSWVTRDSSECSLYMEVGHYVFDHKRAGDAYWLSWNSTEFFYDRTDFHIHMVLEKAAGVEDHGYGFVWGLLDDRNFFEFVISGNACYRIAEVRNGSFVNYTDWKRCDRIQRGNAVNLLEICRVGNFVEFYINSTLVDKFPADKLMDVPGRNFGFVIHDKIKMKVHSLMVSAPDTEKDISDGSLEVYDSRYETKANFVEHEPPLDDSLEQVFADLKALVGHERTKQQLFSLANYLKVQTERQHRGLKTVDTSLHLMLYGPPGTGKTTIARLVGRLYKQLGFLERGHVVETDRAGIVSGYIGQTALRVENAVQQALDGVLFIDEAHALVPEDSPNDYGKEALQILIKRMEDCRNRLAVVIAGYTEEMDRLLASNPGFRSRLHRLFYLDHYNPQELLLIFKKFCHDNGYTLDASAHIILQATFELAHVKRDRNFGNGRFARALFERSIEQQANRIVHNLHKLDDFELTLITAEDLSGS, encoded by the coding sequence ATGCTAATTTTTGAGGAACACTTTCAAGATAATCGCTGTAGTTGGGTGACACGGGATAGCTCAGAGTGCAGCCTTTACATGGAAGTGGGTCACTATGTATTTGACCACAAACGGGCAGGGGATGCTTATTGGCTATCGTGGAACTCGACGGAGTTCTTTTACGACAGAACCGATTTTCATATTCACATGGTCTTAGAAAAAGCTGCTGGTGTAGAGGATCATGGTTATGGCTTCGTCTGGGGACTATTGGACGATCGCAATTTTTTTGAGTTTGTGATTTCTGGTAATGCTTGTTATCGCATTGCTGAGGTGAGAAATGGTAGTTTCGTCAATTATACAGATTGGAAACGTTGCGATCGCATTCAGCGTGGTAATGCTGTTAATTTACTAGAGATTTGCCGGGTGGGCAATTTTGTCGAGTTTTACATTAACAGTACCCTAGTAGATAAGTTTCCCGCAGACAAGTTAATGGATGTTCCCGGCCGGAATTTTGGTTTTGTCATCCACGACAAAATTAAAATGAAAGTTCACAGCCTCATGGTTAGCGCGCCTGATACGGAAAAAGACATCAGCGATGGCAGTTTAGAGGTTTATGATTCAAGATACGAAACCAAAGCTAACTTTGTGGAGCATGAGCCACCTTTAGACGATAGTCTAGAGCAAGTATTTGCAGATTTAAAGGCGTTAGTTGGACATGAGCGCACCAAACAGCAACTTTTCTCTTTAGCAAATTACCTCAAAGTCCAAACTGAACGACAACATCGGGGTTTAAAAACTGTAGACACTTCCCTCCACCTGATGCTGTACGGGCCTCCAGGGACGGGTAAAACTACAATTGCGCGTTTGGTGGGGAGGTTGTATAAACAGTTGGGATTTCTGGAACGGGGACACGTTGTAGAAACTGACCGGGCAGGAATTGTCAGTGGCTATATTGGCCAAACTGCGCTGAGGGTGGAAAATGCTGTCCAGCAAGCTTTAGATGGTGTCTTGTTCATTGATGAAGCCCACGCCCTAGTCCCCGAAGATAGCCCCAATGACTACGGTAAGGAAGCATTGCAGATATTAATTAAACGGATGGAAGATTGTCGCAATCGCTTGGCGGTGGTCATTGCTGGTTACACTGAAGAAATGGATCGGTTACTCGCTTCTAACCCTGGTTTTAGATCCCGCTTACACCGCTTATTTTACTTAGATCACTACAATCCCCAAGAGTTATTATTAATTTTCAAAAAATTCTGTCACGATAACGGCTACACTCTAGATGCTTCAGCCCATATCATCTTACAGGCGACCTTTGAACTGGCTCATGTCAAACGAGACAGAAATTTTGGCAATGGACGTTTTGCCCGTGCTTTATTTGAGCGCAGTATTGAGCAACAAGCAAATCGCATTGTCCATAATCTTCACAAGTTAGATGATTTTGAGCTAACTTTGATTACGGCTGAGGATTTATCTGGAAGTTAA
- a CDS encoding low temperature requirement protein A — protein sequence MANFLHTPRLRIGEDNEEERRATWLELFYDLVFVVAVSQLAHNLKSDISPSGLWGFVVLFIPVWWSWIGTTFYANRFDSDDIGHRLLVGVQMLTAAAMAVNIHHGLSESAAGFALAYALGRAILVVQYVLAGIHIPAAKALTTHYAIGFAIAAVLWLLSAFLPAPWRFVLWGLGIIIDFATPLTAHKVQMGLLPHASHLPERFGLFTIIVLGEAIIAVVNGVSEHHWNILTAISGLFGLGIAFGLWWIYFDNLGGTPIEAAKVSGKVSIMNIWLYTHLPLVIGIAAAGVGVEEVILNQSKVALPDSQRWLICSAVALCLTAISILHNFGVIRYCKIRSRYRIIGAILLVAIAVFGEGLLPIAVITLVAVVVAVQVIQDLYQSRPSNRLIDPEF from the coding sequence ATGGCAAATTTTCTGCACACTCCCAGGTTACGTATTGGCGAAGATAACGAGGAAGAAAGACGCGCAACTTGGCTGGAGTTGTTTTATGATTTGGTGTTTGTGGTTGCAGTCTCTCAGCTAGCACACAATTTAAAAAGTGATATCTCCCCGTCAGGATTATGGGGATTTGTAGTTTTATTTATACCTGTTTGGTGGTCTTGGATTGGTACAACATTTTACGCCAACCGCTTTGATAGTGATGATATTGGACATCGCCTGCTAGTTGGAGTACAAATGCTAACCGCCGCAGCGATGGCGGTGAATATACATCATGGTTTGAGTGAGAGTGCAGCCGGATTTGCCTTAGCTTACGCTTTGGGGAGAGCGATTTTAGTAGTTCAGTATGTTTTGGCGGGAATACATATACCAGCAGCCAAGGCTTTAACTACTCATTATGCCATCGGTTTTGCGATCGCTGCTGTATTGTGGTTGCTATCCGCCTTTTTACCTGCTCCTTGGCGATTTGTACTTTGGGGTTTAGGAATCATCATTGACTTTGCTACACCCTTAACAGCACACAAAGTCCAAATGGGACTTCTCCCCCATGCTTCCCACCTGCCTGAAAGGTTTGGGCTGTTTACTATTATTGTTTTAGGTGAAGCCATCATTGCTGTTGTCAATGGAGTTTCTGAACACCATTGGAATATTCTTACCGCCATTTCTGGTTTATTTGGGTTAGGTATTGCTTTTGGGTTGTGGTGGATTTATTTCGATAATTTAGGTGGAACACCCATTGAAGCCGCAAAAGTCAGTGGCAAAGTCAGTATTATGAATATTTGGCTTTATACTCACTTACCTCTAGTAATCGGGATAGCTGCTGCTGGTGTAGGTGTAGAAGAAGTCATCCTTAATCAGTCAAAGGTAGCACTTCCTGATTCACAAAGGTGGTTAATATGCAGTGCTGTAGCTTTATGTTTAACAGCTATCAGTATTTTGCATAATTTTGGTGTGATTCGCTATTGCAAAATTCGCTCCCGATATCGCATCATAGGGGCAATTTTATTAGTGGCGATCGCTGTTTTTGGCGAAGGTTTATTACCCATTGCTGTCATCACCCTGGTGGCTGTAGTTGTCGCTGTACAAGTTATCCAAGACTTATATCAAAGTCGCCCCAGCAACCGATTAATTGACCCGGAATTTTAA